One window of the Acinonyx jubatus isolate Ajub_Pintada_27869175 chromosome A2, VMU_Ajub_asm_v1.0, whole genome shotgun sequence genome contains the following:
- the PROK2 gene encoding prokineticin-2 isoform X1 codes for MRGPRCAPLLLLLLLPPLLLTPPVGDAAVITGACDKDPQCGGGMCCAVSIWVKSIRICTPMGKVGDSCHPLTRKNHFGNGRQERRKRKRRKRKKEVPFFGRRMHHTCPCMPGLACLRTSFNRFICLARK; via the exons ATGAGGGGCCCGCGCTGCGCCCcgctgctgctcctgctgctgctgccgccgctgctgctCACGCCCCCCGTCGGGGACGCCGCCGTCATCACTGGG GCCTGCGACAAGGACCCCCAGTGTGGTGGAGGCATGTGCTGTGCTGTTAGTATCTGGGTTAAGAGCATAAGGATTTGCACACCTATGGGCAAAGTGGGAGACAGCTGCCATCCGCTGACTCGTAAA AACCATTTTGGAAAtggaaggcaggagagaagaaagaggaagagaagaaaaaggaaaaaggag gTTCCATTTTTTGGGCGGAGAATGCATCACACATGTCCATGTATGCCGGGCTTAGCCTGTTTACGGACTTCATTTAATCGATTTATTTGTTTAGCCCGAAAGTAA
- the PROK2 gene encoding prokineticin-2 isoform X2, whose product MRGPRCAPLLLLLLLPPLLLTPPVGDAAVITGACDKDPQCGGGMCCAVSIWVKSIRICTPMGKVGDSCHPLTRKVPFFGRRMHHTCPCMPGLACLRTSFNRFICLARK is encoded by the exons ATGAGGGGCCCGCGCTGCGCCCcgctgctgctcctgctgctgctgccgccgctgctgctCACGCCCCCCGTCGGGGACGCCGCCGTCATCACTGGG GCCTGCGACAAGGACCCCCAGTGTGGTGGAGGCATGTGCTGTGCTGTTAGTATCTGGGTTAAGAGCATAAGGATTTGCACACCTATGGGCAAAGTGGGAGACAGCTGCCATCCGCTGACTCGTAAA gTTCCATTTTTTGGGCGGAGAATGCATCACACATGTCCATGTATGCCGGGCTTAGCCTGTTTACGGACTTCATTTAATCGATTTATTTGTTTAGCCCGAAAGTAA